One segment of Gadus chalcogrammus isolate NIFS_2021 chromosome 8, NIFS_Gcha_1.0, whole genome shotgun sequence DNA contains the following:
- the LOC130387230 gene encoding glutamate-rich protein 6, whose protein sequence is MAGFLRYNRESNHPMKDSETILQEALTDCYPVLCEYCGEGTRPNLDLTWLDKPERSGQFCCSQFQLLWEWLLDQRSLDWTMSDPESHATPHKQPIMRGEKLSYKEASLEKGRHVKAEAQEAQQACHHASGDSPRATTEPYNTASNAIRYRHSTMCAGNAGWTVSPESHTEIPSKAETPETEVEMYRCEHDQGKFGLHPHQPAAGFQQRNYSSGMKCLTVFPDGSLQVLYPSGCVALVVVVTEANGRVCIVYDDSDVPEQPIRAMFQSDGRATCYSSNGSIWLSLGQSGGQRLDQSGARVQRWSWGSLGLGSPTPLRPLFLSLNKNIGVRVLGRDQCQVDCMNICHNPSIRSEELFLLAGRMGVSLAMEGLRYCLRRLSRHKPFKAQLGMRHHMGLIRKLLAASTTVGIGASDKAFIHRCLQGYL, encoded by the exons ATGGCAGGATTTCTGAGATACAATCGCGAGTCAAACCACCCAATGAAAGATTCAGAGACCATACTTCAAGAG GCTCTGACAGACTGTTACCCGGTACTCTGTGAGTACTGTGGGGAGGGAACCCGGCCTAACTTGGATCTGACATGGTTGGACAAACCAGAG AGATCGGGACAGTTCTGCTGTTCTCAGTTCCAGCTGCTTTGGGAGTGGCTTCTTGATCAGAGGTCACTGGATTGGACGATGTCTGACCCTGAGAGCCATGCTACACCCCACAAACAGCCAATAATGCGGGGGGAGAAGCTTTCTTATAAAGAGGCCAGTCTAGAAAAGGGCAGGCATGT CAAAGCGGAAGCACAGGAAGCACAGCAAGCTTGCCATCATGCATCTGGCGATTCACCCAGAGCCACTACAGAGCCTT ATAACACGGCCTCAAATGCAATCCGGTACCGACACTCCACCATGTGTGCGGGTAATGCGGGCTGGACCGTCTCCCCTGagtcacacacagagataccTTCAAAAGCAGAGACACCAGAGACAGAGGTGGAGATGTATCGTTGTGAACACGACCAAGGGAAGTTTGGTTTGCATCCTCATCAG CCTGCTGCTGGATTTCAACAAAGAAATTACTCCAGTGGAATGAAATGTCTCACTGTGTTCCCAGATGGATCCTTGCAAGTCCT TTACCCCTCTGGCTGTGTGGCCCTGGTGGTTGTGGTCACTGAAGCAAACGGCAGGGTCTGCATTGTTTACGACGACAGCGATGTCCCTGAGCAACCAATCAGAGCTATGTTCCAGTCCGATGGCCGGGCAACGTGCTATAGCAGCAATGGTAGCATCTG GCTCAGCCTAGGTCAATCCGGAGGTCAGCGCTTGGACCAATCAGGAGCCAGAGTTCAAAGGTGGAGTTGGGGCAGCCTTGGCCTTGGTAGCCCCACCCCTCTGCGGCCACTCTTCCTGTCACTCAACAAGAATATCGGGGTTCGCGTACTTGGCAGAGACCAA TGTCAGGTGGATTGTATGAACATATGTCACAATCCATCCATCCGCTCAGAGGAGCTGTTCCTGCTGGCCGGGAGAATGGGAGTGTCTCTGGCCATGGAAGGTCTCCGTTATTGCTTGAGAAGGCTTTCCAGGCACAAGCCTTTCAAAGCCCAACTGGGTATGCGCCATCACATGGGCCTCATCAGGAAGCTGCTGGCAGCCAGTACCACTGTGGGGATAGGGGCCAGCGACAAGGCCTTCATCCACAGGTGCCTTCAGGGCTACTTGTGA
- the selenot1a gene encoding thioredoxin reductase-like selenoprotein T1a has product MASSRWLRFSLLFLGVFSLYCATSADNSGVKKMKMQFATGPLLKFQICISUGYKRVFEEYMQALNQRYPDIRIEGENYLPMPLYRHIATFLSTFKLVVIGLIIIGKDPFALLGMQAPGVWTWGQENKIYACMMVFFFSNMIENQMMSTGAFEITLNDVPVWSKLESGQLPSMQQLVQILENEMKMNVHMDTLSPHRS; this is encoded by the exons ATGGCGAGTAGTAGGTGGCTTCGgttttccctcctcttcctggggGTCTTTTCCCTATACTGTGCAACGTCGGCTGATAACAGCGGCGTGAAAAAGATGAAGATGCAATTTGCTACTGGACCTCTTCTTAAATTTCAAATCTG TATTTCCTGAGGGTATAAGCGGGTGTTTGAGGAGTACATGCAGGCCTTGAACCAGCGGTATCCGGACATCCGCATTGAGGGAGAGAACTACCTTCCAATGCCCCTCTATCG ACACATTGCTACATTCCTGTCCACATTTAAGCTGGTGGTGATTGGTCTTATTATAATCGGAAAAGACCCATTCGCTCTCTTGGGTATGCAAGCCCCTGGCGTGTGGACTTGGGGACAGGAGAATAAG ATATATGCCTGCATGATGGTGTTTTTCTTCAGCAACATGATTGAAAACCAAATGATGTCGACAGGAGCCTTTGAAATCACGTTGAACG ACGTGCCGGTGTGGTCTAAGCTGGAGTCCGGCCAACTGCCCTCCATGCAGCAGCTGGTTCAGATCCTGGAGAACGAGATGAAGATGAACGTTCACATGGACACACTGTCGCCGCACCGCTCCTAG